In Candidatus Defluviibacterium haderslevense, the following are encoded in one genomic region:
- a CDS encoding T9SS type A sorting domain-containing protein yields the protein MKNKSISLSFLPFIWLLTVQVLFAQKSLILNRHNCLVEDTYVHSLINLNYDKSPSLFPYAWTLGNNPFSCRVLLKFDMSLLPAKANIKSAKLLMYFNPYHDTISGTNYIHEGNNEFWVERITGFWESNLVTWSNQPTTTSDKRVAATRTNSYNRQNYVIDVTDLVKDMRDSLNTNYGFMMTLANEAPFKLALFASSENLDESLWPTLVISYEEKLTGVLDPEKMFHIVQTKPNPFNSSFIVDIPESEMHQFQHAIFELFNTEGKLVHSQFVSSHFEVPTFTLPSGSYWYKISLNHETLTTGNLTKQ from the coding sequence ATGAAAAATAAATCCATCTCATTATCTTTTTTACCCTTTATTTGGCTATTGACTGTCCAAGTTTTGTTTGCCCAAAAATCCTTGATTTTAAATAGACATAATTGCCTTGTTGAAGATACTTATGTACATTCTTTAATTAACTTGAATTATGATAAAAGTCCTTCTCTTTTTCCTTATGCATGGACTCTGGGAAACAATCCTTTTTCTTGTAGAGTTCTTTTGAAATTTGATATGTCTTTATTGCCCGCTAAAGCGAATATAAAAAGTGCTAAATTGTTGATGTACTTTAATCCATATCACGATACCATTTCAGGTACGAATTATATTCATGAAGGAAATAATGAATTTTGGGTAGAACGAATTACTGGTTTTTGGGAATCCAATCTCGTGACATGGTCTAATCAACCCACCACTACTTCTGATAAACGGGTAGCTGCAACTCGGACAAATTCTTATAACCGACAAAATTATGTCATCGATGTTACTGATTTGGTTAAAGATATGAGAGATTCATTGAATACAAATTATGGATTTATGATGACTTTAGCTAATGAAGCACCTTTTAAATTAGCATTGTTTGCTTCTAGTGAAAATTTAGATGAATCCCTGTGGCCTACACTGGTCATCAGTTATGAAGAAAAGCTTACCGGTGTTTTGGATCCTGAAAAAATGTTTCATATAGTTCAAACAAAACCTAACCCATTTAATAGTTCTTTCATAGTTGATATTCCGGAATCAGAAATGCATCAATTTCAACATGCCATTTTTGAATTGTTTAATACAGAAGGTAAGTTGGTTCATTCACAATTCGTTAGTTCACATTTTGAAGTACCTACTTTTACCTTGCCATCTGGGTCATATTGGTATAAGATTTCATTGAATCATGAAACACTTACAACAGGTAATTTAACAAAGCAGTAA
- a CDS encoding 1-acyl-sn-glycerol-3-phosphate acyltransferase, which produces MTSICRFILKILNWKVSGYEPLYDLKKFVVIVAPHTSNWDFVIGIIVRTAFKLEKIKYLGKSSLFKPPFGWIFRALGGYPVYREKSHNLVESYVKIFDEHDAFAIVISPEGTRHKVTQFKTGYYYIAKGANIPIIPVKFNFADKHIEFCPAFYCTQNAAEDLATIENMFRGVKGKNPQFGLWE; this is translated from the coding sequence ATGACTTCAATCTGCAGATTCATTTTAAAAATATTGAATTGGAAAGTATCCGGCTATGAACCTCTGTATGATTTAAAAAAATTTGTTGTTATTGTAGCTCCACATACTTCTAATTGGGATTTTGTCATAGGAATAATTGTAAGAACAGCTTTTAAACTGGAAAAAATCAAATATTTGGGTAAATCCAGCTTGTTCAAGCCCCCATTTGGTTGGATTTTTAGAGCCCTGGGAGGATATCCGGTGTATCGGGAGAAGAGCCATAATTTGGTAGAAAGTTATGTCAAGATTTTTGATGAACATGATGCTTTTGCTATAGTCATATCTCCGGAGGGTACCCGACACAAGGTAACACAATTCAAAACAGGTTACTATTACATTGCCAAAGGAGCCAATATTCCTATCATACCTGTCAAATTCAATTTTGCAGATAAACATATCGAATTTTGTCCAGCCTTTTATTGCACCCAGAATGCCGCTGAAGATTTAGCAACCATTGAAAATATGTTTCGAGGGGTAAAAGGCAAAAATCCTCAATTTGGACTTTGGGAATAA
- a CDS encoding transporter, whose product MAKEQHKIENENNKDDLGFGKAFSSSRGRLIREDGSFNVDRVGTKTKSLFHELIAMKWPTFLLMIFIFYAIINIFYAFIYFVIGIDQISGIEAGSWMHEFAQCYFFSVQSFTTVGYGGMHPQGYGANIISGIEALSGLLTFAIITGLVYSKFSKPKSKILFSKHVLLAPYKDIQSIQVRVSNEISNNILDLEASMIFGYVPKDGSTRILRILSLEIQKIALFPLSWTIVHPIDDKSPLKELFDGDTDDLEVEFLVILRGYDESYGQLINSMNAYTESHLVKNAKFVPMFELKDGKTMLYLEKIDEFIKLD is encoded by the coding sequence ATGGCGAAAGAGCAACATAAAATAGAAAACGAGAACAATAAAGATGATTTAGGCTTTGGTAAAGCATTTTCATCATCAAGAGGACGTTTAATTAGAGAAGACGGCAGTTTTAATGTAGATCGTGTCGGTACTAAAACAAAAAGTTTGTTCCATGAATTAATCGCCATGAAATGGCCTACATTTTTGTTGATGATCTTTATATTTTATGCTATTATCAATATTTTTTATGCGTTTATCTATTTTGTAATTGGCATAGATCAAATCTCCGGCATTGAAGCTGGAAGTTGGATGCACGAATTCGCTCAATGTTACTTCTTTTCGGTACAATCTTTCACAACTGTGGGATATGGTGGTATGCATCCTCAAGGTTATGGAGCTAATATTATATCTGGTATCGAAGCTTTGAGTGGATTGTTAACTTTTGCCATTATAACTGGGCTAGTATATTCAAAGTTTTCAAAACCTAAATCCAAAATACTATTTTCAAAACATGTCCTACTAGCGCCTTATAAAGATATTCAATCCATTCAGGTTAGAGTCTCTAATGAAATATCAAATAATATCCTGGATCTTGAAGCTTCTATGATCTTTGGATATGTCCCAAAAGACGGTTCAACCCGAATATTAAGAATCCTATCTCTGGAAATTCAAAAAATAGCTTTATTTCCACTAAGCTGGACCATTGTACATCCCATTGATGATAAAAGTCCATTAAAAGAACTTTTTGACGGCGATACCGATGATTTGGAAGTAGAATTCCTTGTCATTCTTAGAGGATATGATGAAAGCTATGGTCAACTGATCAATTCGATGAATGCCTACACTGAAAGCCATTTGGTAAAAAATGCTAAATTCGTGCCCATGTTTGAACTCAAAGACGGCAAGACTATGCTTTATCTTGAGAAAATTGATGAATTCATTAAATTGGATTAA
- a CDS encoding valine--tRNA ligase translates to MELESRYQPDGIENKWYTYWEERKYFKSVPDHRPAFTVVIPPPNITGVLHMGHMLNNTIQDILIRRARLMGFNACWVPGTDHASIATEAKVVQMLREKGIKKSDISREEFLKYAFEWKDKYGGIILHQLRQLGASCDWDRTAFTMDEVRSESVIRAFVDLYNKGKLYRGKRMVNWDPEAKTVLSNEEVLHKEESAQLFYIRYYVEGSQDEYITIATQRPETIMADSAVAVNPKDPRFNQFHGKKVIIPLIHKSIPIIQDEYVDLEFGTGALKVTPAHDQNDFELGKKHQLEIIDILNEDGTLNDEARIFIGEDRFIVRKKIKKLLEEAGVLDKVEPYQTNIGRSERTNAVVEPRLSLQWYVDTKLMAEPALQAVMDKTINFLPDNMKNTYKHWMENIRDWCISRQLWWGHRIPAYYYQDDVFVATTPQEALCLAQKKYAHITIDDLRQDEDVLDTWFSSWLWPISVFEGPNAKADLAYYYPTSVLVTGWDIIFLWVARMIMAGYEWTGTFPFKTVYFTGMVRDKLRRKMSKSLGNSPDALELIKEFGADGVRFGMLACSPAGGDLLFDEKLCEQGRNFSNKIWNAVRLIKGWHPNSEISVLKGDLLASELLKQRTNEIIIETNELMDSYKLSEALKILYSFIWEDFCGFYLEAIKPKNGAEISAEIYKNTIEGFEIICTLLHPFMPFITEEVWHQLTPRNEGDDCINSKYPIAQTPDVALLSTITEMRNVITQIRELRNKYGIKMSLEVPMYILTSEHPDILQYDGVSELLIKLGNLSTVDRTTEDISNAQSFIGMRHKYFVDLPIKIDVDAEKIKLQSEIDYTVGFINSIQKKLTNEKFVQNAPPDLLEKERKKLMDGETRLKSLEESLQSLYG, encoded by the coding sequence ATGGAATTAGAAAGCCGGTATCAGCCTGATGGAATTGAAAATAAGTGGTATACTTATTGGGAAGAAAGGAAATATTTTAAGTCTGTTCCGGATCACCGCCCAGCCTTTACGGTAGTTATTCCTCCTCCTAACATTACAGGAGTCTTGCATATGGGCCATATGCTTAACAATACCATTCAGGATATCTTAATTCGAAGAGCGCGGTTAATGGGATTTAATGCCTGTTGGGTTCCTGGTACTGACCATGCTTCTATTGCAACAGAAGCTAAGGTGGTCCAAATGCTTCGTGAAAAGGGAATCAAAAAATCTGATATCTCCAGGGAAGAATTTTTGAAATATGCCTTTGAATGGAAGGATAAATACGGTGGTATTATTTTGCACCAATTACGCCAATTAGGCGCTTCATGTGATTGGGATAGAACTGCTTTTACAATGGACGAAGTCAGATCAGAATCCGTCATCCGGGCTTTTGTTGATTTGTATAATAAAGGGAAACTTTATCGCGGCAAAAGAATGGTCAATTGGGATCCGGAAGCCAAAACGGTGTTGTCTAATGAAGAAGTATTACATAAAGAAGAATCGGCTCAACTGTTCTATATTAGATATTATGTAGAAGGGTCTCAGGATGAATATATTACGATTGCAACACAACGACCGGAAACGATAATGGCGGATTCCGCTGTAGCAGTGAACCCAAAAGATCCGAGGTTTAATCAGTTTCATGGAAAAAAAGTGATCATTCCATTAATCCATAAATCAATCCCCATTATTCAAGATGAATATGTTGATTTGGAATTTGGAACTGGTGCTCTGAAAGTAACTCCTGCTCATGATCAGAATGATTTTGAATTGGGAAAAAAACACCAATTAGAAATTATTGATATCCTCAATGAAGATGGTACATTGAATGATGAGGCCCGGATTTTTATAGGTGAAGATCGATTCATAGTAAGAAAAAAAATTAAAAAATTACTCGAAGAAGCCGGAGTATTAGACAAAGTTGAACCTTATCAAACCAACATTGGTCGTTCTGAACGGACAAACGCTGTTGTGGAACCTCGACTTAGTTTACAATGGTATGTCGACACTAAATTAATGGCAGAGCCGGCTCTACAAGCGGTAATGGACAAGACCATAAATTTTCTACCAGATAACATGAAGAATACATACAAGCATTGGATGGAAAACATCCGTGATTGGTGCATTTCAAGACAATTGTGGTGGGGCCATAGAATTCCGGCATACTATTATCAAGATGATGTTTTTGTTGCAACTACTCCACAGGAAGCCTTATGCTTGGCCCAAAAAAAATATGCTCACATTACTATTGACGATCTTAGACAGGATGAAGATGTACTAGATACATGGTTCTCATCATGGTTGTGGCCCATTTCGGTATTTGAAGGACCCAACGCTAAAGCCGATTTAGCATATTATTATCCAACTTCTGTATTAGTTACTGGCTGGGATATTATATTTTTATGGGTAGCCCGAATGATTATGGCTGGCTATGAATGGACGGGAACGTTTCCTTTTAAAACCGTTTATTTCACAGGAATGGTGCGGGATAAACTTCGACGGAAAATGAGTAAATCGTTGGGAAATTCTCCGGATGCTCTTGAATTAATAAAAGAGTTTGGCGCTGATGGAGTTCGATTTGGCATGTTAGCTTGTTCACCGGCTGGTGGCGATTTATTGTTTGATGAAAAATTATGCGAACAAGGAAGAAATTTTTCAAACAAAATATGGAATGCCGTTCGATTAATTAAGGGTTGGCATCCAAATTCAGAAATTTCTGTGCTGAAGGGAGATCTGTTGGCTTCAGAACTATTGAAACAAAGGACCAATGAAATCATCATAGAGACTAATGAATTGATGGATTCCTACAAATTGTCAGAAGCCTTAAAAATATTGTATAGTTTTATTTGGGAGGATTTTTGTGGTTTTTATTTAGAAGCTATCAAACCTAAAAATGGTGCCGAGATTTCAGCTGAAATTTATAAAAATACCATTGAAGGATTTGAAATCATTTGTACGCTATTACATCCTTTTATGCCCTTTATTACTGAAGAAGTTTGGCATCAATTAACGCCACGAAATGAAGGTGATGATTGTATTAATTCTAAATATCCAATTGCTCAAACACCTGATGTCGCTTTATTGTCCACCATCACTGAAATGAGAAATGTAATCACCCAAATTAGAGAACTTCGCAATAAATATGGCATTAAAATGAGTTTAGAGGTGCCAATGTATATATTAACATCTGAGCATCCAGATATTTTACAATATGATGGCGTCAGTGAATTATTAATTAAGCTCGGTAATTTATCTACTGTCGATCGAACAACAGAAGACATTTCCAATGCCCAATCATTTATCGGAATGCGGCACAAATATTTTGTTGACCTTCCAATTAAAATAGATGTTGATGCAGAAAAAATTAAACTCCAAAGTGAGATTGATTACACTGTAGGATTTATTAATTCTATTCAGAAAAAGTTGACTAACGAAAAATTTGTTCAAAACGCGCCACCAGATTTATTAGAAAAAGAACGCAAAAAATTGATGGACGGTGAGACCCGATTAAAGTCACTTGAAGAAAGTTTACAAAGTTTATATGGATAA
- a CDS encoding histidine phosphatase family protein yields MKKLLLSACFILIGLFNIQIWAQGGSPVLNSIRGAYFVSNDAKDSVYSKDLKNPSVQTIYLLLHAEIDSIGLDPGLTSEGRWRAIKLIKLFKEREIKAFFTTPFRRNILTLQPIVDSYGKEVIYYDNSDLKSFYKQLDLYKNGDFIVIVDKSYVKEIIANLTLMPFTENLSINSSEDFFVVQKFQKDKPKFWRFKY; encoded by the coding sequence TTGAAAAAGTTATTGTTATCTGCTTGTTTTATTTTAATAGGTTTGTTTAACATCCAGATTTGGGCACAAGGAGGAAGTCCTGTATTGAATTCAATTCGTGGAGCTTATTTTGTGTCAAATGATGCAAAAGATTCGGTTTATTCTAAGGACCTGAAAAATCCTTCGGTACAAACTATTTATCTGCTTTTGCATGCTGAAATTGATTCCATAGGATTGGATCCGGGACTTACCTCAGAAGGTAGATGGCGTGCTATCAAATTAATTAAATTATTCAAGGAAAGAGAAATTAAAGCCTTTTTTACTACACCTTTTAGACGTAATATTCTAACTCTTCAACCCATTGTCGATTCCTATGGTAAAGAAGTTATTTATTATGATAATTCGGACCTCAAATCATTTTACAAACAATTAGACTTATATAAAAATGGTGATTTTATTGTCATAGTGGATAAGTCCTATGTTAAAGAAATTATAGCCAATTTAACATTGATGCCATTTACAGAGAATTTGTCAATAAATTCATCTGAAGACTTTTTTGTAGTCCAAAAATTTCAAAAAGATAAGCCTAAGTTTTGGCGTTTTAAATATTAG
- a CDS encoding RNA polymerase sigma factor, with amino-acid sequence MNHEEDQQILDWIANPNTLEKGFKVLVEKYQQKLYWHVRRMVLNHDDADDVLQNTFIKVYKSIDHFEAKSSLYTWLYRIATNETLTFLDRSKKWQYDGIDGASEHPAISNLKADPYFDGDEIQLTLQEALLNLPVKQRQVFQMRYYEEMNYKDMSDVLETSEGALKASFHHAVKKIEQFVKSKERI; translated from the coding sequence TTGAATCACGAAGAAGACCAACAGATACTTGATTGGATAGCCAATCCGAATACCTTGGAAAAGGGCTTCAAAGTTTTGGTGGAGAAATATCAACAAAAGTTGTATTGGCATGTCAGAAGAATGGTATTAAACCATGATGATGCAGATGACGTTTTACAAAACACCTTCATAAAGGTCTATAAAAGTATCGATCACTTTGAAGCTAAAAGTAGTCTTTATACATGGTTATACCGCATCGCGACCAATGAGACCTTGACCTTTTTGGACAGGAGCAAAAAATGGCAATATGATGGTATTGATGGTGCATCTGAACATCCGGCGATAAGTAACTTGAAGGCTGATCCTTATTTCGACGGAGATGAGATCCAGCTTACACTTCAAGAAGCCTTGCTCAATCTGCCTGTAAAGCAAAGACAAGTTTTTCAAATGAGGTATTATGAAGAGATGAATTATAAAGACATGTCGGATGTATTAGAAACCAGCGAAGGGGCATTAAAAGCTTCATTTCATCATGCTGTAAAAAAAATAGAGCAATTCGTCAAATCAAAAGAACGTATTTAA